The following coding sequences lie in one Arachis hypogaea cultivar Tifrunner chromosome 4, arahy.Tifrunner.gnm2.J5K5, whole genome shotgun sequence genomic window:
- the LOC112796218 gene encoding berberine bridge enzyme-like 8 produces the protein MPKMRIIYTHNKIHYYLSLLNPFVLVLLSLLCSPSLSAANSAHNTFLHCLVNHYSDLSHPITSSIFTPNNALFSSVLQSYIRNLRFNTTTTRKPFLIITASHVSHVQSTIVCAQKHNKLMKIRSGGHDYEGVSYVAEEPFFLLDMFNLRAIEIDIETETAWVQAGATLGEIYHSIAQKSKIHAFPAGTCPTVGAGGHISGGGYGSLMRKYGLSIDHVIDAQIVDAQGRVLDRESMGEDLFWAIRGGGGASFCVILAFKLKLVRVPEKVTVFQVERTLEQNATDIVYDWQHFAPYTDSNLFIRVVLDVVNGTQKGRKTVRASFTSLFLGDSKSLVSLMSEAFPQMGLRQQDCIETTWIESVLFWTDIKISTPVEILLDRMPQSLHSLKRKSDYIKVPIPKEGLEGLWKLMIEFEDTILYGHPYGGRMDEIPSFETAFPHRKGNLWKLQYQANWNKEGKDVADYYIDLTRKLHKYMTPFVSKNPREAFFNYKDLDLGINHNGENSYVEGRVYGYEYFVDNFNRLVQIKNKVDPSNFFRNEQSIPTLPYEVILFNDAYSKLFIDL, from the coding sequence ATGCCAAAAATGAGAATAATTTACACTCATAACAAAATTCATTATTACCTATCACTCTTAAACCCTTTTGTTCTTGTGTTACTTTCCCTACTATGCTCACCTTCATTATCAGCAGCAAATTCAGCTCACAACACTTTCCTTCATTGCCTTGTAAACCATTATTCTGACCTTTCTCACCCCATAACTTCATCAATCTTCACACCAAACAATGCTTTATTCTCTTCAGTGTTGCAATCGTACATTAGAAACCTTCGTTTCAACACCACCACAACAAGAAAACCATTCCTTATAATCACCGCATCACATGTATCTCATGTGCAATCAACCATTGTTTGTGCACAAAAGCACAACAAGCTGATGAAAATCCGCAGTGGCGGCCATGATTATGAAGGGGTGTCTTATGTGGCAGAGGAGCCATTCTTCCTCCTAGACATGTTCAACCTCAGAGCCATTGAGATTGACATAGAAACTGAAACAGCTTGGGTCCAAGCTGGTGCAACACTTGGTGAGATCTACCATAGTATTGCTCAGAAGAGCAAAATTCATGCTTTCCCTGCAGGTACATGTCCCACTGTTGGTGCTGGAGGACACATAAGTGGTGGTGGCTATGGAAGCCTAATGAGAAAATATGGTCTTTCAATTGACCATGTTATTGATGCACAAATAGTCGATGCTCAAGGTAGAGTTCTTGATAGAGAATCCATGGGTGAAGATCTCTTTTGGGCTATtagaggtggtggtggtgctaGCTTTTGTGTGATTCTTGCTTTCAAACTAAAGCTAGTTAGAGTTCCTGAGAAAGTCACTGTTTTCCAAGTTGAGAGAACATTGGAGCAAAATGCAACTGATATAGTTTACGATTGGCAACATTTTGCACCGTATACTGATTCCAATCTTTTCATCAGGGTTGTTCTTGATGTGGTAAATGGAacacaaaagggaagaaaaactgTGAGGGCTAGTTTTACTTCATTGTTCCTTGGTGACTCAAAAAGCCTTGTTTCTCTCATGAGTGAGGCATTTCCTCAAATGGGTTTAAGGCAACAAGATTGCATTGAAACAACATGGATTGAATCAGTTCTGTTCTGGACTGATATCAAGATTTCAACACCTGTTGAGATCTTGCTTGATAGAATGCCACAATCACTTCACTCATTGAAAAGAAAATCTGATTACATAAAGGTACCAATTCCCAAAGAGGGCTTGGAAGGGCTATGGAAGTTGATGATTGAGTTTGAGGACACAATCCTTTATGGCCATCCTTATGGTGGAAGAATGGATGAGATTCCATCATTTGAAACTGCTTTCCCTCATAGGAAAGGGAATCTATGGAAGCTTCAGTACCAAGCAAATTGGAACAAGGAAGGGAAAGATGTTGCTGATTACTACATAGACTTGACCAGGAAACTTCACAAGTACATGACTCCTTTTGTGTCCAAGAACCCTAGAGAGGCTTTCTTCAATTACAAGGATCTTGATTTGGGAATTAACCATAATGGTGAGAACAGCTATGTTGAAGGTAGGGTTTATGGTTATGAGTATTTCGTGGATAACTTCAATAGGTTGGTTCAAATTAAGAACAAGGTTGATCCTTCCAACTTCTTTAGGAATGAACAGAGCATCCCTACTCTACCTTATGAGGTGATATTATTCAATGATGCTTACTCAAAATTATTCATTGATTTGTAG
- the LOC112796219 gene encoding outer envelope protein 64, mitochondrial isoform X3 translates to MNRSRKWSVYIESSFCSYAFNPRVTVPLGSHNGGCVSVSFISFHGADKFLLDTMLDMYCTLQEQVSVASYSLPLPDTNGNIETYELLEEKRNAAFKGSQRNKALSYYTEVIKLNGMNATYYCIRAAAYLKLACFKFNLVEFSERKETV, encoded by the exons ATGAACAGATCAAGAAAATGGAGCGTCTATATTGAAAGCTCTTTCTGCAGTTATGCTTTCAACCCAAGG GTTACAGTTCCATTAGGTTCTCATAATGGTGGCTGTGTTTCTGTTTCATTCATCTCATTCCATGGGGCTGATAAATTTCTGCTTGATACGATGTTGGATATGTATTGCACTCTTCAAGAGCAAGTTAGTGTTGCCTCCTATTCTTTGCCATTACCAGATACCAATGGCAACATTGAAACTTATGAGCTTCTAGAGGAGAAG AGAAATGCAGCCTTTAAAGGAAGCCAGAGGAATAAGGCACTATCTTACTACACTGAAGTTATCAAACTGAATGGCATGAATGCGACTTACTACTGTATCCGAGCGGCTGCTTACTTAAAGTTAGCCTG TTTCAAGTTCAACTTGGTGGAATTTTCTGAAAGAAAAGAGACTGTTTGA
- the LOC112796219 gene encoding outer envelope protein 64, mitochondrial isoform X1, with protein sequence MNRSRKWSVYIESSFCSYAFNPRVTVPLGSHNGGCVSVSFISFHGADKFLLDTMLDMYCTLQEQVSVASYSLPLPDTNGNIETYELLEEKRNAAFKGSQRNKALSYYTEVIKLNGMNATYYCIRAAAYLKLAWYEVSSICQLVCCPFLYLNSFT encoded by the exons ATGAACAGATCAAGAAAATGGAGCGTCTATATTGAAAGCTCTTTCTGCAGTTATGCTTTCAACCCAAGG GTTACAGTTCCATTAGGTTCTCATAATGGTGGCTGTGTTTCTGTTTCATTCATCTCATTCCATGGGGCTGATAAATTTCTGCTTGATACGATGTTGGATATGTATTGCACTCTTCAAGAGCAAGTTAGTGTTGCCTCCTATTCTTTGCCATTACCAGATACCAATGGCAACATTGAAACTTATGAGCTTCTAGAGGAGAAG AGAAATGCAGCCTTTAAAGGAAGCCAGAGGAATAAGGCACTATCTTACTACACTGAAGTTATCAAACTGAATGGCATGAATGCGACTTACTACTGTATCCGAGCGGCTGCTTACTTAAAGTTAGCCTGGTATGAGGTTTCTTCTATTTGCCAATTGGTATGTTGTCCATTTCTTTATTTAAACAGTTTCACATGA
- the LOC112796219 gene encoding outer envelope protein 64, mitochondrial isoform X2 codes for MNRSRKWSVYIESSFCSYAFNPRVTVPLGSHNGGCVSVSFISFHGADKFLLDTMLDMYCTLQEQVSVASYSLPLPDTNGNIETYELLEEKRNAAFKGSQRNKALSYYTEVIKLNGMNATYYCIRAAAYLKLAWYEVSSICQLFQVQLGGIF; via the exons ATGAACAGATCAAGAAAATGGAGCGTCTATATTGAAAGCTCTTTCTGCAGTTATGCTTTCAACCCAAGG GTTACAGTTCCATTAGGTTCTCATAATGGTGGCTGTGTTTCTGTTTCATTCATCTCATTCCATGGGGCTGATAAATTTCTGCTTGATACGATGTTGGATATGTATTGCACTCTTCAAGAGCAAGTTAGTGTTGCCTCCTATTCTTTGCCATTACCAGATACCAATGGCAACATTGAAACTTATGAGCTTCTAGAGGAGAAG AGAAATGCAGCCTTTAAAGGAAGCCAGAGGAATAAGGCACTATCTTACTACACTGAAGTTATCAAACTGAATGGCATGAATGCGACTTACTACTGTATCCGAGCGGCTGCTTACTTAAAGTTAGCCTGGTATGAGGTTTCTTCTATTTGCCAATTG TTTCAAGTTCAACTTGGTGGAATTTTCTGA